A genomic stretch from Geothermobacter hydrogeniphilus includes:
- the rpmF gene encoding 50S ribosomal protein L32 has translation MAVPKKKTSKSKRDMRRSHDSLSAPALSLCPQCNEPKQPHRACPNCGVYKGKDVLGSED, from the coding sequence ATGGCTGTACCGAAGAAAAAAACATCCAAGTCCAAACGTGATATGCGTCGTTCCCACGATTCTCTTTCCGCGCCCGCGCTTTCTCTCTGCCCGCAATGCAATGAGCCGAAGCAGCCGCACCGGGCTTGCCCCAATTGTGGTGTTTACAAAGGTAAGGACGTCCTCGGCAGCGAAGACTGA
- the plsX gene encoding phosphate acyltransferase PlsX: protein MVVAVDAMGGDNAPVVEVAGAVEAARRWDIPVILVGNSERVSAELSRHQVEGLDISIRHASEVVGMHDSPSDVVRKKKDSSVRVAFDLVKNGDAHAVVSAGNSGATMAAAMFVLKRIKGIDRPAIATVMPNLLDQTLVLDAGGNVDCRPQHLAQFALMGAVYSRHILGKRQPRVGLLSNGEEESKGTDLTRGAHNLLQKAGFNYVGYVEGRDIYNGSVDVVVCDGFVGNVVLKASEGLADAIGTMLKQELKSSLRAKIGYLLARPAFRRLRKKIDYAEYGGAPLLGIAGTGMICHGGSNTKAVMNGIRLARESVVRRVNENMVAALQGPSRG, encoded by the coding sequence ATTGTAGTCGCGGTTGATGCCATGGGGGGGGACAATGCCCCTGTGGTGGAAGTCGCCGGAGCTGTTGAGGCCGCGCGACGTTGGGATATCCCCGTCATCCTGGTGGGAAACTCCGAGCGGGTTTCGGCTGAACTCAGTCGGCATCAGGTTGAAGGCCTGGATATCTCGATCCGGCATGCCAGCGAGGTTGTCGGCATGCACGATTCGCCATCGGATGTGGTCCGGAAAAAGAAGGACTCTTCGGTGCGGGTGGCGTTCGACCTGGTCAAAAACGGCGATGCTCATGCTGTTGTCAGCGCCGGCAATTCCGGGGCGACCATGGCAGCGGCAATGTTTGTTCTGAAGCGGATCAAGGGAATTGACCGGCCGGCCATCGCCACGGTCATGCCCAACCTGCTTGACCAGACGCTGGTCCTTGACGCCGGGGGCAATGTCGATTGTCGTCCGCAGCATCTCGCCCAGTTTGCCCTGATGGGCGCGGTTTATTCCCGACACATTCTCGGCAAACGACAGCCACGGGTTGGACTGCTGTCGAATGGCGAGGAAGAAAGCAAGGGAACCGATCTGACCCGTGGGGCTCACAATCTGCTCCAAAAGGCCGGTTTCAATTACGTCGGCTATGTCGAGGGGCGCGATATTTACAACGGCAGCGTCGATGTTGTCGTCTGCGACGGGTTTGTCGGGAATGTCGTGCTCAAGGCTTCAGAGGGACTTGCCGATGCCATCGGAACCATGCTGAAGCAGGAACTGAAAAGCAGCCTGCGGGCCAAGATCGGTTATCTTCTCGCCCGGCCCGCATTTCGCCGTCTGCGCAAGAAAATCGATTACGCCGAGTATGGCGGGGCGCCTCTGCTCGGTATTGCCGGTACCGGGATGATCTGTCATGGCGGGTCGAATACCAAGGCGGTGATGAACGGTATCCGCCTGGCGCGAGAGTCTGTCGTCAGGCGGGTCAACGAAAACATGGTAGCGGCATTGCAGGGTCCATCCCGCGGATGA